A part of Helicobacter himalayensis genomic DNA contains:
- a CDS encoding beta-ketoacyl-ACP synthase III translates to MSKKIFASLISIASYVPKNCVSNVEFEKHLDTSDEWIRKRTGIQTRYFADSAQYTSDLAYEAGKIALKRANIEPSAIDAVIVATLSPDYLTMPSTACLVSAKLGIEGKTAFDISSACSGFIYLLGIAKSFIESGAYKNVLIIGAEKLSSVIDFNDRSTCVLFGDGAGAAVISATDNPKKAIVDVHLGANGNYSDFLLTPRTQAFNPYVESDAKANAQDSHLQDSNANPLQCIQMKGNETFKLAVKTLSDDVKRILKANNLSSKDISFFIPHQANLRIINAVGASLEFEEEQIIITVQKYGNTSAASIPMAIDETYKQGRLKNGDLLLLDAFGGGLTWGSVLVYFNGA, encoded by the coding sequence ATGAGTAAAAAAATCTTTGCGTCATTAATATCCATAGCCTCCTATGTGCCTAAAAACTGCGTAAGCAACGTGGAATTTGAAAAACACCTCGATACAAGCGATGAGTGGATACGCAAGCGCACGGGGATACAGACGCGCTATTTTGCAGATTCTGCGCAATACACAAGCGACTTAGCCTATGAAGCGGGGAAAATAGCGCTAAAACGTGCAAACATCGAGCCTAGTGCGATTGATGCTGTGATTGTAGCGACCTTAAGCCCGGATTACCTCACGATGCCATCCACCGCGTGCTTAGTCTCTGCAAAATTAGGGATTGAGGGCAAAACTGCCTTTGATATTAGTAGCGCGTGCAGTGGCTTTATCTACCTACTTGGCATTGCAAAATCTTTCATAGAATCTGGCGCGTATAAAAATGTGCTTATCATCGGCGCAGAAAAACTAAGCTCGGTGATTGATTTTAACGATAGAAGCACCTGTGTGCTTTTTGGCGATGGGGCAGGCGCTGCTGTTATAAGCGCGACTGATAATCCAAAAAAAGCCATTGTAGATGTGCATTTAGGCGCAAACGGCAATTACAGCGATTTCCTACTTACGCCACGCACACAAGCATTTAACCCCTACGTTGAATCTGACGCAAAAGCTAACGCGCAAGATTCTCATTTGCAAGATTCTAACGCAAATCCCTTGCAATGTATCCAAATGAAAGGTAATGAGACCTTTAAGCTCGCGGTTAAAACGCTTAGCGATGATGTCAAAAGGATTCTAAAAGCCAATAATCTTAGCTCCAAAGATATTTCATTTTTTATCCCACATCAAGCAAATTTACGCATTATCAACGCTGTTGGCGCGAGCCTAGAGTTTGAAGAGGAGCAAATTATCATCACCGTGCAAAAATACGGCAACACCTCGGCTGCGTCCATTCCAATGGCGATTGATGAAACCTATAAGCAAGGGCGCTTGAAAAATGGTGATTTGCTTTTGCTTGATGCCTTTGGTGGCGGGCTCACTTGGGGTTCTGTGCTTGTATATTTTAATGGCGCATAA
- the plsX gene encoding phosphate acyltransferase PlsX, which translates to MQKIAIDVMGADNGVQPIVLGVVAALRTRNFRAIIVGDEEQILPLIPQDLNTRVEVIHCLDYIRMEESASKATKRETSSIYIATELVRDGLADALVSPGHSGATMSLATLRLGRIKGVSRPAICTTMPTINQNLSIILDAGANTDCKPEYLLDFAVMGYEYAKSVLNFPAPRVGLLSNGEEDTKGNELTKAAFGLLKELEYFKGNVEGRDIFNGSTDVIVCDGFSGNLVLKASEGVASAISTIIKSEVKKSILATIGALLLKGVFGALKKKIDHSEYGGAPLLGVQKVVIISHGSSNARAIECAIYQALNALDSEICSKLEEVFAKRVAQKVKNP; encoded by the coding sequence ATGCAAAAAATCGCAATTGATGTAATGGGTGCTGATAATGGCGTGCAACCCATTGTGCTGGGAGTTGTCGCGGCACTTAGGACACGAAATTTTCGAGCTATCATTGTGGGTGATGAGGAGCAAATCCTTCCGCTTATCCCGCAGGATTTAAATACGCGTGTGGAGGTTATCCACTGCCTTGATTACATTAGAATGGAAGAAAGCGCCTCCAAAGCTACAAAACGCGAGACTTCTTCTATCTATATAGCTACTGAACTTGTCCGCGATGGTCTAGCCGATGCACTTGTTTCACCCGGACATAGCGGGGCTACGATGAGCTTAGCCACCTTACGACTAGGTAGGATTAAAGGCGTCTCACGCCCTGCTATCTGCACCACAATGCCTACAATCAACCAAAACCTAAGTATAATTCTCGATGCGGGTGCAAACACCGACTGCAAGCCAGAATATTTGCTCGATTTTGCGGTGATGGGCTATGAATACGCAAAAAGCGTGCTAAACTTCCCAGCCCCGCGCGTTGGCTTGCTTTCAAATGGCGAAGAGGACACGAAGGGCAATGAACTCACAAAAGCAGCTTTTGGCTTACTTAAAGAGCTAGAATACTTTAAGGGCAATGTCGAAGGGCGCGATATTTTCAATGGAAGCACTGATGTGATTGTGTGCGATGGCTTTAGCGGGAATCTTGTCCTAAAGGCGAGTGAGGGTGTAGCAAGCGCAATTTCGACAATTATCAAAAGTGAAGTAAAAAAGAGTATTTTAGCAACCATCGGCGCGCTTTTGCTTAAGGGCGTCTTTGGTGCGTTAAAGAAAAAAATCGATCACAGCGAATATGGTGGCGCGCCACTTTTGGGTGTGCAAAAAGTCGTTATCATAAGTCATGGTAGCTCAAATGCGCGTGCGATTGAATGTGCAATATATCAAGCCTTAAACGCGCTAGATTCTGAAATTTGTTCAAAACTCGAAGAAGTCTTTGCAAAAAGAGTCGCGCAAAAGGTTAAAAATCCTTAG
- the rpmF gene encoding 50S ribosomal protein L32, with amino-acid sequence MAVPKRRVSKTRAAKRRTHYKITLAQPVKDKDGSWKMPHRVNKFSGAYKG; translated from the coding sequence ATGGCTGTTCCAAAAAGACGAGTAAGCAAAACACGCGCAGCAAAGCGCAGAACACACTACAAAATCACTCTCGCACAACCTGTGAAAGATAAAGATGGAAGCTGGAAAATGCCTCATAGAGTCAATAAATTTAGCGGTGCATATAAAGGCTAA
- the ndk gene encoding nucleoside-diphosphate kinase: MEQTLSIIKPDAVKKGVVGKIIDRFESNGLRIAAAKKLQLTTKDAQEFYAIHKERPFFGDLVEFMISGPVVVMVLEGTNAVSKNRELMGATNPKEAAKGTIRADFADSIDANAVHGSDSLENAKNEIAFFFAAREIC, from the coding sequence ATGGAGCAAACACTCTCGATTATCAAGCCTGACGCGGTTAAAAAGGGCGTTGTTGGAAAAATCATTGATAGATTTGAAAGCAATGGACTAAGAATCGCAGCAGCAAAAAAATTGCAACTTACAACAAAAGACGCACAAGAATTTTACGCAATCCACAAAGAACGCCCATTTTTTGGGGATTTGGTAGAATTTATGATAAGCGGTCCTGTGGTTGTTATGGTGCTTGAAGGCACAAATGCGGTGAGTAAAAATCGTGAGCTTATGGGCGCGACAAACCCAAAAGAAGCAGCCAAAGGCACTATCCGCGCAGACTTTGCAGATAGCATTGACGCAAATGCAGTGCATGGGAGCGATAGCTTAGAAAACGCTAAGAATGAAATTGCGTTTTTCTTTGCAGCTCGCGAAATTTGCTAA
- a CDS encoding DJ-1 family glyoxalase III yields the protein MQKSVIVPVAEGFEEIELVSIVDILRRCGIKVTLSALDSHLEVRGAHEITLKAQCAIDTLAPKDFDALILAGGYKGMQNMRASKELHSLTHRLKAQGVLIAAICAAPIALKSFGLLQGAFTCYPSCKEKIAQTKPAQESIQDSNKQESSTQDFGAHFVDSHIVLDSHTLTAQGPASAMPFALCLAELLHTSHTQSFQRESAFYQNAQNFTSQVVKEVALDLLYAK from the coding sequence ATGCAAAAAAGTGTCATTGTGCCTGTGGCAGAGGGATTTGAGGAAATTGAATTAGTGAGCATTGTGGATATTTTACGCCGTTGTGGGATAAAAGTTACGCTAAGCGCGCTAGATTCACATTTAGAAGTGCGAGGCGCGCACGAAATCACGCTCAAAGCACAATGCGCGATTGATACGCTTGCGCCAAAGGATTTTGACGCGCTTATTCTTGCTGGCGGATATAAAGGTATGCAAAATATGCGTGCAAGCAAAGAATTGCACTCGCTAACCCATAGGCTTAAAGCCCAAGGTGTGCTTATTGCAGCTATTTGCGCCGCGCCTATTGCGCTAAAAAGTTTTGGGCTATTGCAGGGCGCTTTTACTTGTTATCCGAGCTGTAAAGAGAAAATAGCACAAACAAAGCCCGCGCAAGAATCTATACAAGATTCTAACAAGCAAGAATCTAGCACACAAGATTTTGGCGCGCATTTTGTGGATTCTCACATTGTGCTAGATTCTCACACACTTACCGCGCAAGGTCCAGCAAGTGCGATGCCTTTTGCGCTGTGCTTAGCAGAATTACTTCACACAAGCCATACGCAAAGCTTCCAAAGAGAATCTGCCTTTTATCAAAACGCGCAAAATTTCACTAGTCAAGTTGTCAAAGAGGTCGCGCTTGACTTGCTTTATGCAAAATAA
- a CDS encoding bifunctional riboflavin kinase/FAD synthetase: protein MKSLSLPNAHNITSLAIGKFDGMHLAHSTLLGRLDSQGALLCIETSESCALTPKHTKERYTKYPIFYLPLSAIKNFSGAEFARFIIQRFTNLKKLVVGYDFRFGKDRAFGASDLEFLLPQLEIIVVEEFCVNEIGVHSSLIKEFIATGNFKMANSLLGRAYSILGASVQGQNLGSKELFATINIQCNGYFLPENGVYATLSKITCDDLQDSKTRTLLAPFADRYLKSVSFIGNRLSTDRAFSIETHILEAFIPILPPILEISFIQKLRDNRHFQNRHELKNQITIDIAQAKILLEKREL, encoded by the coding sequence ATGAAATCTTTATCTTTGCCAAACGCGCATAATATCACAAGCCTTGCCATTGGGAAATTTGATGGTATGCACCTAGCCCATAGCACGCTTTTAGGAAGGCTAGATTCACAAGGCGCATTACTTTGCATTGAGACTTCAGAATCCTGCGCGCTCACACCAAAGCACACAAAAGAGCGTTATACGAAATATCCGATTTTTTACCTTCCTTTAAGTGCGATAAAAAACTTTAGCGGTGCGGAATTTGCGCGCTTTATCATACAACGTTTTACAAACCTTAAAAAACTTGTCGTGGGCTATGACTTCCGCTTTGGGAAAGATCGCGCATTTGGGGCAAGCGACCTAGAGTTTTTATTGCCACAGCTAGAAATTATCGTTGTGGAGGAGTTTTGCGTCAATGAGATTGGCGTGCATTCAAGCCTTATAAAAGAATTTATCGCCACAGGAAATTTTAAAATGGCAAATTCGCTTTTAGGGCGCGCGTATAGCATTTTGGGCGCAAGCGTGCAGGGGCAAAATCTCGGCTCAAAAGAGCTTTTCGCAACAATTAATATACAATGCAATGGTTACTTTTTGCCAGAAAATGGCGTGTATGCGACTTTGAGCAAAATCACTTGTGATGACTTGCAGGATTCTAAAACGCGCACTTTACTTGCGCCTTTTGCTGATAGATATCTAAAAAGTGTGAGTTTTATTGGCAATCGCCTAAGCACGGATAGGGCTTTTAGCATTGAGACGCATATTTTAGAAGCCTTTATCCCTATTCTGCCTCCGATTTTAGAAATCTCTTTTATCCAAAAACTGCGTGATAATAGGCATTTTCAAAATCGCCACGAACTAAAAAATCAAATCACTATCGATATTGCGCAGGCAAAAATTTTGCTTGAAAAAAGAGAGTTGTAA
- a CDS encoding TlyA family RNA methyltransferase, translating to MRLDSALFSLGLFPSRQKAKEAVLEQKVRYKGQILSKPALEVTIEADSENIDEKPQAIFPKDLQIIDSLVGRAGYKLRAFLDEGILTQAGLSLKGASVLDIGSSTGGFAQVLLQEGAKSITCVDVGSNQLHKSLRESEKITLYENCDVREFAKMPSQKSAYYDLLTCDVSFISLFCILDSLLSFDCPYWLLLFKPQFEVGKLAKRNKKGVVIDEKLIQNALENFCVHLAKTHLLSIHKSQISGKEGNNEIFIFAKRA from the coding sequence ATGCGACTAGATAGCGCGCTGTTTTCTTTAGGGCTATTCCCCAGCCGACAAAAAGCAAAAGAAGCTGTGCTTGAACAAAAGGTGCGCTATAAAGGACAAATCCTTTCAAAGCCCGCACTCGAGGTTACAATAGAAGCAGATTCTGAAAATATAGATGAAAAACCTCAAGCAATTTTTCCCAAAGACTTGCAAATTATAGATTCTCTTGTGGGGCGGGCAGGATACAAATTGCGTGCATTTTTAGACGAAGGGATTTTAACGCAGGCTGGACTTAGCTTAAAAGGTGCGAGTGTACTTGATATTGGCTCAAGCACAGGAGGATTTGCACAAGTTTTGTTGCAAGAGGGCGCAAAGTCCATCACCTGTGTAGATGTTGGAAGCAATCAGTTGCATAAGTCCTTGAGAGAGAGCGAAAAAATCACGCTGTATGAAAATTGCGATGTGAGGGAGTTCGCTAAAATGCCTAGCCAAAAAAGCGCGTATTATGATTTGCTAACTTGCGATGTGAGCTTTATCTCGCTATTTTGCATACTAGATTCTCTTTTAAGCTTTGATTGCCCTTATTGGCTGCTGCTTTTTAAACCACAATTTGAAGTCGGAAAGCTCGCAAAGCGCAATAAAAAAGGCGTAGTGATAGATGAAAAACTTATACAAAATGCGTTGGAGAATTTTTGCGTGCATTTAGCCAAAACACATCTTTTATCTATACACAAAAGCCAAATAAGCGGAAAGGAGGGAAATAATGAAATCTTTATCTTTGCCAAACGCGCATAA
- the dnaJ gene encoding molecular chaperone DnaJ: protein MEIDYYEVLEVTRTSDKESIKKSYRKLALKYHPDRNPDNKEAEERFKLINEAYEVLSDDNKRSIYDKYGKQGLQGGAGGFEGFDDILGGFGSIFENFFGGGFGGGAQKRNTQNLDSIQELKLSFKEAVFGCNKQFSHTYKVLCESCSGSGAKDGKLQTCATCGGAGKTYIRQGFMTFAQTCSACKGNGQIKVESCSICKGKGHKTQEENFEVPIPEGVDNGNKLRIQGRGNADTKGKRGDLFLVLRVEEDENFIRDGENIYIQVPVFFTAILLGQSISIPSLRGELELKIPTNTKDGAQFEFKNEGVKILNSKQYGSFVAEISIVYPKKLTKEQKELVMKLNESFGQESVPHKSALEQCFKKIKSWFDR, encoded by the coding sequence ATGGAAATTGATTATTACGAGGTCTTAGAAGTTACACGTACAAGCGACAAAGAGAGCATCAAAAAATCTTACCGCAAGCTAGCACTCAAATATCACCCTGATAGAAATCCCGATAACAAAGAAGCGGAAGAACGCTTTAAGCTTATCAATGAAGCCTATGAAGTGCTAAGCGATGACAATAAACGCTCAATTTATGATAAATACGGCAAGCAAGGCTTGCAGGGTGGGGCTGGTGGATTTGAAGGCTTTGACGATATTTTGGGCGGTTTTGGCTCGATATTTGAAAACTTTTTTGGCGGTGGCTTTGGTGGTGGCGCACAAAAACGCAACACACAAAATCTTGATTCTATCCAAGAGCTTAAACTAAGCTTTAAAGAAGCTGTGTTTGGCTGCAATAAGCAGTTTAGCCACACTTACAAAGTGCTTTGCGAATCTTGCTCGGGCAGTGGGGCAAAAGATGGCAAACTGCAAACTTGCGCCACTTGTGGAGGTGCTGGCAAAACCTATATAAGACAGGGCTTTATGACATTCGCACAAACTTGCTCTGCGTGCAAAGGTAATGGGCAAATAAAAGTAGAATCTTGCTCTATATGCAAAGGCAAAGGCCACAAAACACAAGAAGAAAACTTTGAAGTGCCAATCCCTGAAGGCGTGGATAATGGCAACAAACTACGCATACAAGGTAGAGGAAACGCCGACACAAAAGGCAAAAGAGGTGATTTGTTCTTAGTATTACGCGTTGAAGAAGATGAAAACTTTATTCGCGATGGGGAAAATATCTATATCCAAGTGCCGGTGTTTTTTACCGCTATTTTGCTAGGACAAAGCATTTCTATTCCATCACTGCGGGGCGAGCTAGAGTTAAAAATCCCAACAAATACAAAAGATGGCGCGCAGTTTGAATTTAAAAATGAAGGTGTGAAAATCCTCAATTCAAAGCAATATGGAAGCTTTGTAGCTGAAATCTCTATCGTGTATCCCAAAAAACTTACAAAAGAGCAAAAAGAGCTTGTGATGAAGCTTAATGAAAGCTTTGGACAAGAAAGTGTTCCGCATAAAAGCGCGCTAGAGCAGTGTTTCAAAAAAATAAAATCGTGGTTTGATCGCTAA
- the kcuS gene encoding KCU-star family selenoprotein, whose protein sequence is MKNIYKKFKALYVKSDRFTHLLVGVPSYSKYLEHIKTKHPEAIPKTQKEFFKEVLAQKYGAGSSKC, encoded by the coding sequence GTGAAAAATATATATAAAAAATTTAAAGCGCTTTATGTCAAAAGTGATCGTTTTACGCATTTGCTCGTTGGAGTTCCAAGCTATTCAAAATACCTTGAACATATCAAAACCAAGCACCCAGAAGCAATCCCAAAGACGCAAAAAGAATTTTTTAAAGAAGTATTAGCGCAAAAATACGGCGCTGGAAGCTCAAAATGCTGA
- a CDS encoding carbon starvation CstA family protein: MNKLLSIGIWVIIAFVGAWCFGVLALHTGESISAVWIVVAAVCIYAIAYRYYSKYIAFKVLGLDDNRATPAVVNNDGRDFVPTNKIVLFGHHFAAIAGAGPLVGPILAAQMGYLPGMIWIVVGVVLAGAVHDFTVLFISMRRNGKSLGEIIKLELGKPVGTITMIGILGIMMLIIAILALVVVNALAESPWGLFTIAMTIPIAIYMGLHMRFLRPGKIGEASIIGFVLLLLALYFGRDVAQSETWSAFFKLDAVTLTYIMIGYGFIAAILPVWFLLAPRDYLSTFLKIGVIVLMAGGILIVAPEVRFESVTNFIDGSGPVFSGQLFPFLFITIACGAISGFHALISSGTTPKMLEKETHARMVGYGSMLMESAVAVMALITAVILTPGLYFSINVAPAGLGTAGIKDVTEAAAVAAQTISSWGFIITPEEILHKAQEIGETSILSKTGGAPTFAIGLASIIAEVPLFNAGSVAFWYHFAILFEALFILTAVDAGTRAGRFMVQDVLGNIYKPIGNIHSIFWGIVATLICVAGWGYVLYQGVTDPQGGVKSLWTLFGVSNQMLAGMALLTVIVVLFKMGKAKLAWVAILPTIWVLVSTLYAGILKLLPANGEKIHDAVSHIALWQNNSAKASAKLAEAAASTDSAVINTLTQEAAKLSTIATNNLINAVLCALFMCITILVLIQTIRICAKCVRGANTLPLAETPYIKLSEVENKGALNVAH, from the coding sequence ATGAATAAGCTTCTAAGCATTGGAATTTGGGTCATTATCGCATTTGTCGGTGCGTGGTGCTTTGGCGTTTTAGCATTACATACGGGAGAGAGTATTTCAGCAGTGTGGATAGTCGTAGCAGCAGTGTGTATCTATGCTATTGCGTATCGCTACTATTCAAAATACATTGCGTTTAAGGTTTTAGGGCTTGATGATAATCGCGCCACACCAGCAGTGGTAAATAACGATGGACGCGATTTTGTGCCGACAAACAAAATCGTGCTTTTTGGACATCATTTTGCGGCTATTGCTGGGGCGGGTCCGCTTGTAGGTCCTATCCTTGCAGCGCAAATGGGATATTTGCCGGGTATGATTTGGATTGTCGTTGGTGTGGTGCTAGCTGGGGCTGTGCATGACTTCACCGTGCTTTTTATCTCTATGCGTAGGAATGGTAAATCTCTAGGTGAAATCATCAAGCTAGAGCTTGGCAAACCTGTGGGAACTATCACAATGATAGGGATTCTAGGCATTATGATGCTCATCATCGCTATTTTAGCCCTCGTGGTTGTCAATGCCCTAGCTGAATCTCCTTGGGGACTTTTCACCATTGCTATGACTATTCCCATAGCTATATATATGGGGCTTCATATGCGCTTTTTGCGTCCGGGCAAGATTGGTGAAGCGAGCATTATTGGCTTTGTATTGCTACTTTTGGCACTTTATTTTGGACGCGATGTGGCACAAAGTGAGACTTGGAGTGCATTTTTCAAACTTGATGCAGTTACACTCACCTACATTATGATTGGCTATGGCTTTATCGCGGCGATTTTGCCTGTGTGGTTCTTGCTCGCTCCTCGTGATTATTTAAGCACATTTTTGAAAATCGGCGTGATTGTGCTTATGGCGGGCGGGATTCTCATTGTTGCGCCAGAAGTGAGATTTGAAAGTGTTACGAATTTTATCGATGGAAGCGGTCCCGTATTTAGCGGGCAGCTTTTCCCATTCTTGTTTATTACCATTGCTTGTGGTGCTATCAGTGGATTCCACGCGCTCATCTCAAGCGGCACAACGCCTAAAATGCTTGAGAAAGAAACTCACGCAAGAATGGTAGGTTATGGTTCAATGCTTATGGAATCTGCCGTAGCTGTTATGGCTCTTATCACTGCTGTGATTCTTACTCCGGGCTTATACTTTTCAATCAATGTAGCCCCTGCTGGACTTGGCACTGCTGGTATTAAAGATGTTACAGAGGCTGCAGCGGTGGCTGCGCAGACCATTAGCAGTTGGGGATTTATTATCACTCCAGAGGAGATTTTGCATAAGGCACAAGAAATTGGTGAAACGAGTATTTTAAGCAAAACAGGTGGCGCACCTACATTTGCCATTGGCTTGGCATCTATTATTGCTGAAGTACCACTTTTCAACGCTGGGTCTGTGGCATTTTGGTATCACTTTGCTATTTTGTTTGAAGCACTTTTTATTTTAACAGCTGTCGATGCAGGGACGCGTGCTGGGCGCTTTATGGTGCAAGATGTGCTTGGCAATATTTATAAACCCATAGGCAATATTCACTCTATATTTTGGGGGATTGTGGCTACTTTGATATGTGTGGCTGGTTGGGGTTATGTGCTTTATCAAGGTGTAACCGACCCACAAGGTGGTGTAAAATCACTCTGGACGCTCTTTGGTGTATCTAACCAAATGCTCGCAGGAATGGCACTTCTCACCGTTATTGTCGTGCTTTTCAAAATGGGCAAAGCAAAGCTCGCGTGGGTGGCAATTCTCCCAACAATTTGGGTGCTTGTAAGCACACTCTATGCGGGAATCTTAAAGCTACTTCCGGCAAATGGTGAAAAAATTCATGATGCAGTAAGCCATATCGCGCTTTGGCAAAACAACAGCGCAAAGGCAAGTGCAAAGCTCGCAGAAGCAGCGGCAAGCACGGATTCTGCTGTGATTAACACGCTCACACAAGAAGCAGCCAAGCTTTCAACAATCGCGACAAATAACCTTATCAACGCTGTTTTATGCGCGTTGTTTATGTGCATAACAATTTTGGTGCTTATCCAAACTATCAGAATCTGCGCAAAATGCGTGCGTGGCGCAAACACGCTTCCACTTGCTGAAACTCCTTATATCAAACTTAGCGAAGTAGAGAATAAAGGTGCTCTCAATGTTGCCCACTAA